The following coding sequences are from one Triticum aestivum cultivar Chinese Spring chromosome 5A, IWGSC CS RefSeq v2.1, whole genome shotgun sequence window:
- the LOC123105214 gene encoding succinate dehydrogenase [ubiquinone] flavoprotein subunit, mitochondrial, which translates to MWRSRVSRGLREAKAAAAAASRRFSTTSSYTVVDHTYDAVVVGAGGAGLRAAIGLSEHGFNTACITKLFPTRSHTVAAQGGINAALGNMSEDDWRWHMYDTVKGSDWLGDQDAIQYMCREAPKAVIELENYGLPFSRTEDGKIYQRAFGGQSLDFGKGGQAYRCACAADRTGHAMLHTLYGQAMKHNTQFFVEYFALDLIMDKEGTCQGIIALNMEDGTLHRFRSTNTILATGGYGRAYFSATSAHTCTGDGNAMVARAGLPLQDLEFVQFHPTGIYGAGCLITEGSRGEGGILRNSEGERFMERYAPTAKDLASRDVVSRSMTMEIREGRGVGPMKDHLYLHLNHLPPEVLKERLPGISETAAIFAGVDVTKEPIPVLPTVHYNMGGIPTNYHGQVVDIKGDNPDTIIPGLMAAGEAACASVHGANRLGANSLLDIVVFGRACANRVAEISKPGETQKPLEKDAGEKTIAWLDKLRNANGSLPTSKIRLNMQRIMQNNAAVFRTQETLTEGCELISEAQKSFHDVKLSDRSLIWNSDLIETIELENLLINACITMHSAEARQESRGAHAREDFKTRDDDKWMKHSLGYWEDEKVRLEYRPVHMNTLDDEVETFPPKARVY; encoded by the exons ATGTGGCGCAGCCGCGTGTCGCGGGGCCTCCGGGAGgccaaggccgccgccgccgccgcgtccaggCGCTTCTCCACCACCTCG TCCTACACGGTGGTGGATCACACCTATGATGCGGTCGTGGTTGGAGCTGGAGGCGCGGGGCTCAGGGCCGCGATTGGGCTCTCGGAGCATGGGTTCAACACTGCCTGCATCACCAAGCTCTTCCCCACGCGGTCGCATACTGTGGCAGCACAG GGAGGTATAAACGCTGCTCTTGGAAACATGAGTGAAGATGACTGGAGGTGGCATATGTATGATACAGTCAAAGGAAGTGATTGGCTCG GTGACCAAGATGCTATCCAGTATATGTGTAGAGAAGCACCAAAGGCTGTTATAGAGCTTGAGAACTATGGATTACCATTTTCCAGAACCGAAGATGGAAAAATTTATCAACGTGCTTTTGGGGGCCAAAGCTTAGATTTTGGAAAAG GTGGTCAGGCCTATCGATGCGCATGTGCTGCTGACAGAACAGGGCATGCTATGCTACACACACTTTATGGTCAAGCGATGAAGCACAATACTCAGTTTTTTGTTGAATATTTTGCGCTGGACCTTATCATGGACAAAGAAG GCACCTGTCAGGGGATAATTGCACTAAACATGGAGGATGGTACCCTTCATCGTTTCCGTTCAACAAATACTATTTTAGCAACTGGA GGTTATGGCAGAGCTTACTTCTCTGCTACTTCAGCTCACACATGTACTGGTGATGGCAATGCTATGGTTGCACGTGCTGGGTTACCCCTTCAG GATCTTGAGTTTGTGCAGTTCCATCCTACAGGCATTTATGGTGCTGGATGCCTTATAACTGAAG GTTCCCGGGGCGAAGGTGGTATTCTTAGGAACAGCGAAGGTGAGAGGTTCATGGAACGATATGCCCCTACCGCCAAAGATCTTGCATCTCGTGATGTTGTTTCAAGATCTATGACTATGGAAATTAGAGAAGGACGTGGTGTAG GACCAATGAAGGACCATCTCTACCTGCACCTTAACCATCTTCCTCCAGAAGTTCTAAAGGAAAGGCTTCCTGGTATATCTGAGACTGCTGCTATTTTTGCTGGTGTTGATGTCACCAAAGAGCCTATTCCTGTTTTGCCGACTGTGCATTATAATATGGGTGGTATCCCGACAAATTATCATGGGCAG GTGGTGGATATCAAGGGTGATAACCCAGACACAATTATTCCTGGTCTGATGGCTGCTGGGGAGGCAGCTTGTGCATCTGTTCATGGTGCAAACCGTCTTGGTGCAAATTCACTTCTTGACATTGTTGTCTTTGGGAGGGCTTGCGCAAACAGGGTTGCTGAGATTTCCAAGCCAG GAGAGACACAGAAACCTCTTGAAAAAGACGCAGGGGAGAAGACCATCGCTTGGTTGGACAAGCTGAGAAATGCAAATGGATCACTGCCTACTTCGAAGATCCGCCTCAATATGCAACGTATTATGCAAAATAATGCTGCAGTTTTCCGCACACAGGAAACTCTAACAGAAG GTTGCGAGCTGATTAGTGAAGCACAGAAAAGTTTCCATGATGTCAAGCTCAGTGACAGAAGTCTCATATG GAATTCGGACTTGATAGAGACCATAGAATTAGAAAATCTTCTAATAAACGCATGCATAACCATGCATTCAGCTGAGGCTCGCCAAGAGAGCAGAGGAGCTCATGCTCGCGAAGATTTCAAG ACAAGAGATGACGACAAGTGGATGAAGCACTCGCTAGG gTACTGGGAGGACGAAAAGGTTAGACTAGAATACAGGCCAGTTCACATGAACACCTTGGATGACGAAGTCGAGACTTTCCCGCCGAAGGCACGTGTTTACTAA